In Fodinicola acaciae, the following proteins share a genomic window:
- a CDS encoding ABC transporter ATP-binding protein: MAEVRLENIRKDFGGVVAVDDLNLTIADREFLTLVGPSGCGKSTTLRMVCGLERPSSGEVFFDDQPVAHLPANKRDVAMVFQSYALYPHKTVAQNIGFALKMMRVPKTEIDERVDKVAASLGIENLLERKPKALSGGQRQRVALGRAVIRDAGAYLLDEPLSNLDAQLRVSMRAELKRLHADLRRTFIYVTHDQIEAMTMSDRIAVMKDGVVQQCASPEDIYARPANVFVASFMGSPPMNFLTGEVKREGDELLFQHGSVTVRLPDHAGPAVDELSGREAVLGIRPEDVELADATAKEAHPAKIFVAELLGADVLVTISLGDDLVKARVPAPFTGGVNTSIGIGLPADKVHLFDPSDGRAVLAARSATPLNRETSLTAKDSPAVSEGDTA, encoded by the coding sequence ATGGCTGAGGTAAGGCTGGAGAACATCCGCAAGGACTTCGGCGGCGTGGTCGCCGTCGACGACCTGAACCTGACGATCGCCGACCGCGAGTTTCTCACCCTGGTCGGACCGTCCGGCTGCGGAAAGTCCACCACGCTGCGGATGGTGTGCGGCCTGGAACGGCCGTCCAGCGGCGAGGTTTTCTTCGACGACCAGCCGGTCGCGCACCTGCCGGCGAACAAACGCGACGTGGCGATGGTTTTCCAGAGCTACGCGCTCTATCCACACAAGACGGTCGCGCAGAACATCGGTTTCGCGCTGAAGATGATGCGGGTGCCCAAGACCGAGATCGACGAGCGGGTCGACAAGGTGGCCGCCTCGCTGGGCATCGAGAACCTGTTGGAGCGCAAGCCGAAAGCGCTCTCCGGTGGCCAGCGGCAGCGGGTCGCGCTCGGCCGCGCGGTGATCCGCGACGCCGGCGCGTACCTGCTGGACGAGCCACTGTCCAATCTGGACGCTCAGCTGCGGGTCAGCATGCGCGCCGAGCTCAAGCGGCTGCACGCCGACCTGCGCCGGACGTTCATCTACGTGACGCACGACCAGATCGAAGCGATGACGATGTCCGACCGGATCGCGGTGATGAAGGACGGTGTGGTGCAGCAATGCGCCTCGCCGGAGGACATCTACGCGCGACCGGCGAACGTCTTCGTCGCCTCGTTCATGGGCAGCCCGCCGATGAACTTCCTGACCGGAGAAGTGAAACGCGAGGGCGACGAGCTGCTTTTCCAGCACGGGTCGGTGACCGTACGGTTGCCTGACCACGCCGGGCCGGCGGTCGACGAGCTGTCCGGTCGCGAGGCGGTGCTGGGGATCCGGCCAGAGGACGTGGAACTGGCCGACGCGACCGCGAAAGAGGCGCACCCGGCGAAGATCTTCGTCGCCGAGCTGCTCGGCGCCGACGTGCTGGTGACGATCAGCCTCGGCGATGACCTGGTGAAGGCGCGCGTACCGGCGCCGTTCACCGGCGGCGTGAACACCTCGATCGGCATCGGCCTGCCGGCCGACAAGGTGCACCTGTTCGACCCGTCCGACGGACGCGCGGTGCTGGCGGCGCGTTCGGCGACTCCGCTCAACCGCGAGACTTCGTTGACAGCCAAGGATTCGCCAGCAGTTTCGGAGGGTGATACCGCGTGA
- a CDS encoding carbohydrate ABC transporter permease has protein sequence MTTAVPSRPLLARLPWRKIVLYTLALFFVLYLVLPFYWIVNLSFMHEVDAASVPPHFLPYHPTLENFLGFVNPTADQALVGSRAVQDTPYALMNSLIVAFSTAVFNLVLGTFAAYSFSRIKFKGSQVLLIVYLMTRMVPGIAIIIPFYLVMRTLHLLDTYGALILSYTTFALPITIWILKDYFRSVPRELEDAARVDRCGWFRMMWSVFLPISAPGLVAAAIFSFMTAWNEFMFALFMTSTISSQTIPVIAANFATDLNTQITLMAASGVVAVAPPLILVLFFQRLILQGMAAGSVKG, from the coding sequence ATGACGACCGCTGTTCCCTCGCGACCGCTGCTGGCCAGGCTGCCGTGGCGGAAAATCGTGCTGTACACGCTCGCGTTGTTCTTCGTGCTGTATCTGGTGTTGCCGTTCTACTGGATCGTCAACCTCAGCTTCATGCACGAAGTGGACGCGGCCTCGGTGCCGCCGCATTTCCTGCCCTACCATCCGACGCTGGAAAACTTCCTCGGTTTCGTGAACCCGACCGCCGACCAGGCGCTGGTCGGCTCGCGTGCCGTGCAGGACACGCCGTACGCGCTGATGAACAGCCTGATCGTGGCGTTCAGCACGGCGGTCTTCAACCTGGTGCTGGGGACGTTCGCGGCGTACTCGTTCTCCCGGATCAAGTTCAAGGGCAGCCAGGTGCTGCTGATCGTCTACCTGATGACCAGGATGGTGCCGGGCATCGCCATCATCATCCCGTTCTATCTGGTGATGCGTACGCTGCACCTGCTGGACACCTACGGCGCGCTGATCCTGTCGTACACGACGTTCGCGCTGCCCATCACGATCTGGATCCTGAAGGACTATTTCCGTTCCGTACCAAGGGAGTTGGAGGACGCGGCGCGGGTCGACCGGTGCGGCTGGTTCCGGATGATGTGGTCGGTGTTCCTGCCGATCTCGGCACCGGGCCTGGTCGCCGCGGCCATCTTCTCCTTCATGACCGCGTGGAACGAGTTCATGTTCGCGCTGTTCATGACCTCCACGATCTCGTCGCAGACGATTCCGGTCATCGCGGCCAACTTCGCGACCGACCTCAACACACAGATCACCCTGATGGCCGCCTCCGGCGTGGTGGCGGTGGCGCCGCCGCTGATCCTGGTGCTGTTCTTCCAGCGCCTCATCCTGCAGGGTATGGCCGCCGGTTCGGTGAAGGGATAA
- a CDS encoding carbohydrate ABC transporter permease, giving the protein MSTTTVVKTAARSGTPAGGGAGPRKPRGLTDNLRAYLLNTPAMVVIGVLVAYPIGYSFWLSLHKYNLKLPALQKFVWFRNYVNLVTDPEFLTSLRVTIAFVVVVLGLTVLLGTTLALVLNETFLGRGVLRSLVLLPWAMPGVVNGLMWRTIFDAKTGPLNGLLYQLGVIDSYQAWLTSPTGAFLITALAQVWNTLPFTVIILLAGLSTIPGELYDAAKVDRAGVFQRFGQVTLPWLLHPLLIVLILETMNAFRAFDTIYVLTGGGPGDATNVIAVLNVKTVLTYTDFGLGSAYSWVITLVTLLVSIGYVSSLYKKGSIEV; this is encoded by the coding sequence GTGTCGACGACAACGGTCGTGAAGACCGCCGCCAGGTCCGGCACACCGGCCGGCGGCGGCGCCGGCCCGCGCAAACCGCGTGGCCTGACCGACAACCTGCGGGCCTATCTGCTGAACACCCCGGCGATGGTGGTGATCGGCGTCCTGGTGGCGTATCCGATCGGATACTCGTTCTGGCTGAGCCTGCACAAGTACAACCTGAAACTGCCGGCGCTGCAGAAGTTCGTCTGGTTTCGCAACTACGTCAACCTGGTCACCGACCCGGAGTTTCTCACCTCGTTACGCGTCACCATCGCCTTCGTCGTCGTGGTGCTCGGGTTGACGGTGTTGCTCGGCACCACGCTTGCCTTGGTGCTCAACGAAACCTTCCTCGGCCGCGGTGTGTTACGCAGCCTCGTCCTGCTGCCGTGGGCCATGCCGGGCGTGGTGAACGGCCTGATGTGGCGGACCATCTTCGACGCGAAAACCGGCCCGCTGAACGGATTGCTCTACCAGCTCGGCGTCATCGACTCCTACCAGGCGTGGCTGACCTCGCCGACCGGGGCGTTCCTGATCACCGCGCTCGCGCAGGTCTGGAACACGTTGCCGTTCACCGTCATCATCCTGCTCGCCGGCCTGTCCACCATCCCCGGTGAGCTCTACGACGCGGCCAAGGTCGACCGCGCCGGAGTCTTCCAGCGGTTCGGCCAGGTGACGCTGCCGTGGCTGCTGCATCCGTTGCTCATCGTTCTGATCCTCGAAACGATGAACGCTTTCCGCGCCTTCGACACGATTTACGTGCTCACCGGCGGCGGGCCTGGCGACGCCACGAACGTCATCGCGGTGCTCAACGTCAAGACCGTGCTGACCTACACCGACTTTGGCCTGGGCAGCGCGTACTCGTGGGTGATCACGCTGGTCACGCTGCTGGTCTCCATCGGATACGTGTCTTCGCTCTACAAGAAAGGGAGCATCGAGGTATGA
- a CDS encoding ABC transporter substrate-binding protein, which produces MDARSTSLSRRRVLQLGALAAGAPLLGSTLAACGGGENSGTGAVKFAGWDYESALVQQNVNRFQSLNKDIKVAYTPITSAQYVQKTVAQFSTGGGPDALYVYDDSLAGWVAAEYLQPIDGLPGVDQVYSGIYPSNAKAMTVDGKKYGLPYYTDSQCLIYNADILHKAGISAPPKSLDELEQQSLKIKNAGILQYPIGITAQLQDTWWAWVWGLVYASGGDLFDDAGNPTMDKDAATKAVFTWLQKAATSSKVIDPAVLQLLPVPLDNAMKAGRYAFTLGARYALRDYNDPKKSQQAGKLKIGYFPSLDGNVVGTVSNTRMYCLAKDTQVKDKAFKLLTYLGGFDSTGVPYTAKFWFDQKGLGFPFRALEKDPQVQSELAKFADPAIYAKLASVAKPRSVIKQPWYSEYENQQQKTVQQLLNNQTTPDAAVKALASFVGGLKKKYS; this is translated from the coding sequence ATGGACGCACGGTCAACCTCGCTCAGCCGCCGGCGCGTACTCCAGCTCGGTGCTCTCGCCGCCGGCGCACCGCTGCTCGGCTCGACGCTGGCCGCCTGCGGCGGCGGCGAGAACAGCGGGACCGGCGCGGTGAAGTTCGCCGGCTGGGACTACGAGTCCGCGCTCGTCCAGCAGAACGTCAACCGGTTCCAGAGCCTCAACAAGGACATCAAGGTCGCGTACACGCCGATCACCAGCGCGCAGTACGTGCAGAAAACCGTCGCGCAGTTCAGCACCGGCGGCGGCCCGGACGCGCTTTACGTCTACGACGACTCGCTGGCCGGCTGGGTCGCCGCCGAGTACCTGCAGCCGATCGACGGACTGCCCGGCGTCGACCAGGTCTATTCCGGCATCTATCCGTCCAACGCCAAGGCGATGACCGTCGACGGCAAGAAATACGGCCTGCCGTACTACACCGACTCGCAGTGCCTGATCTACAACGCCGACATCCTGCACAAGGCCGGGATCTCCGCGCCACCCAAGAGTTTGGACGAGCTTGAGCAGCAGTCGCTGAAAATCAAGAACGCCGGCATCCTGCAGTATCCGATCGGCATCACCGCGCAGCTGCAGGACACCTGGTGGGCCTGGGTCTGGGGCCTGGTGTACGCCAGCGGCGGCGACCTTTTCGACGACGCCGGCAATCCGACGATGGACAAGGACGCCGCCACCAAGGCGGTGTTCACCTGGCTGCAGAAGGCGGCGACCAGCAGCAAGGTCATCGACCCCGCCGTTCTGCAGCTTTTGCCGGTGCCGCTGGACAACGCGATGAAGGCCGGCCGTTACGCGTTCACCCTCGGCGCGCGTTACGCCCTGCGCGACTACAACGACCCGAAGAAGTCGCAGCAGGCCGGCAAACTCAAGATCGGCTATTTCCCGAGCCTGGACGGAAACGTGGTCGGCACGGTCAGCAACACGCGGATGTACTGTCTGGCCAAGGACACCCAGGTCAAGGACAAGGCGTTCAAGCTGCTCACCTACCTCGGCGGCTTCGACTCCACCGGCGTGCCGTACACCGCGAAGTTCTGGTTCGACCAGAAGGGGCTCGGCTTTCCGTTCCGCGCTTTGGAAAAGGACCCGCAGGTGCAGAGCGAGCTGGCCAAGTTCGCCGACCCGGCGATCTACGCCAAGCTCGCCTCGGTGGCCAAGCCGCGGTCGGTGATCAAGCAGCCGTGGTACAGCGAGTACGAGAACCAGCAACAGAAAACCGTACAGCAGCTGCTCAACAACCAGACCACACCGGACGCCGCGGTCAAGGCACTGGCCAGTTTCGTCGGCGGCCTCAAGAAGAAGTACTCCTGA
- a CDS encoding MFS transporter, protein MTGNGLVGYREVVRTRGWGWWCATAASSRFPDAMAPLAFVLLGASAAGSFTVGGLASGAHMLCEAVAAPFVTKWSRPTVALLVRAVLYAVTAATATVVPAAALVALAAAAGVAGAGVQGLLRGALARMSEKSLRHQAFSLDTVILEVAWTVAPALVAGLAAVADPRLALAVMAVVNAVAAATAGRVRDKTAASMGKLPRAAGTLALGLVAGSIGGALDVATPPRLVDLHTDPNLTGLLFAGYSVASVLGGVAYGLRRWPLTPKRQASVLLIALPLALLPAAVANSVPVLAGSTVLAGLFAAPLITTRSMALQQDLPESDWDAGFGALYAVNGAGYGLASILVGGTLFLGATTAYVVPLALAMAAGAVGLITVRNRN, encoded by the coding sequence ATGACTGGTAACGGTCTGGTCGGCTACCGAGAGGTCGTGCGTACGCGCGGCTGGGGATGGTGGTGCGCCACCGCCGCCAGCTCGCGCTTTCCGGACGCGATGGCGCCGCTCGCGTTCGTCCTCCTCGGCGCCTCGGCGGCCGGCAGCTTCACCGTCGGCGGCCTCGCGTCCGGCGCCCACATGCTCTGCGAGGCGGTCGCGGCTCCGTTCGTCACCAAATGGTCCAGGCCGACTGTGGCCTTGCTGGTCAGGGCGGTCCTGTACGCGGTGACGGCGGCGACCGCGACCGTCGTGCCGGCCGCTGCCCTGGTCGCGCTCGCCGCGGCTGCCGGCGTGGCCGGCGCCGGAGTCCAGGGCCTGCTGCGCGGCGCGCTGGCGCGGATGTCGGAGAAATCGTTGCGGCACCAGGCGTTCAGCCTCGACACGGTCATCCTCGAGGTCGCCTGGACGGTCGCGCCGGCGCTGGTCGCCGGCCTGGCCGCGGTCGCCGATCCGCGGCTGGCGCTCGCCGTGATGGCGGTGGTCAACGCGGTCGCCGCCGCGACGGCCGGTCGCGTACGCGACAAAACAGCAGCGAGCATGGGAAAACTGCCGCGTGCGGCCGGTACGTTGGCGCTCGGCCTGGTCGCCGGCTCGATCGGTGGCGCGCTGGACGTGGCGACGCCGCCGCGGCTCGTCGACCTGCACACCGACCCCAACCTGACCGGCTTACTCTTCGCCGGTTATTCGGTCGCCAGCGTGCTCGGCGGTGTCGCGTATGGACTGCGCCGGTGGCCGCTGACGCCGAAGCGGCAGGCTTCGGTCCTGTTGATCGCCCTCCCGCTCGCTCTGCTGCCGGCGGCTGTCGCGAACAGTGTTCCGGTCCTTGCTGGTTCGACCGTGCTGGCCGGTCTGTTCGCCGCACCGCTGATCACCACGCGGTCGATGGCACTGCAGCAGGACCTTCCGGAGAGTGACTGGGACGCCGGCTTTGGCGCGCTCTACGCTGTCAATGGCGCCGGCTACGGACTGGCCAGCATTTTGGTCGGCGGAACGCTTTTTCTCGGCGCGACGACGGCGTACGTCGTTCCGCTGGCGCTCGCGATGGCGGCTGGCGCGGTCGGCCTGATCACGGTCCGTAACCGCAATTGA
- a CDS encoding LLM class flavin-dependent oxidoreductase has product MASPLAMHWFLPTYGDSRQLVGGGHGVPVGTAGGARPATLGYLTQIARAAEQLGFTGALTPTGAWCEDAWLTTALLVAHTEKLKFLVAFRPGLVSATLAAQMAATYQRHSAGRLLLNVVTGGEPAEQRAYGDFLDHDQRYARTGEFLQVIRALWRGEEVSLDGRHIQVSGAKLDRLPDPVPPIYFGGSSSAAGPVAADFSDVYLTWGEPPDKVAEKIGWIRKLAADRGRTVRFGIRLHVITRDTSDEAWSHARKLLDALDPDVIANVQKGLSRSESEGQRRMRELHSGSTDNLEIYPNLWAGVGLVRGGAGTALVGSHTEVADRIAEYHALGIDEFVLSGHPHLEECWWFGEGVLPLLRQRGLWSAPEQEPAASIPFASAR; this is encoded by the coding sequence ATGGCGTCCCCATTGGCGATGCACTGGTTTCTCCCCACCTACGGCGACAGCCGGCAGCTGGTCGGCGGCGGCCACGGCGTGCCGGTCGGCACGGCCGGCGGCGCGCGGCCGGCGACTCTCGGCTATCTCACCCAGATCGCGCGAGCGGCCGAACAACTCGGCTTCACCGGCGCGCTCACACCGACCGGCGCGTGGTGCGAGGACGCCTGGCTGACCACCGCTTTGTTGGTGGCACACACCGAAAAACTCAAGTTCCTGGTGGCTTTTCGGCCAGGTCTGGTGTCTGCGACGCTGGCCGCGCAGATGGCCGCCACCTACCAACGGCATTCCGCCGGCCGGCTGCTGCTGAACGTGGTGACCGGCGGCGAGCCGGCCGAACAGCGCGCATACGGCGATTTTCTCGACCATGACCAGCGTTACGCGCGTACCGGCGAATTTCTCCAGGTCATCCGCGCGTTGTGGCGCGGCGAGGAAGTCAGCCTGGACGGCCGGCACATCCAGGTCAGCGGCGCGAAACTGGACCGGCTGCCTGACCCGGTGCCACCGATCTATTTCGGCGGCTCGTCATCGGCGGCCGGACCCGTGGCGGCCGACTTTTCCGACGTATACCTGACCTGGGGCGAGCCGCCGGACAAGGTGGCGGAGAAGATCGGCTGGATCCGCAAGCTGGCCGCCGACCGCGGCCGGACCGTACGGTTTGGCATCCGGCTGCACGTCATCACCCGGGACACTTCCGACGAAGCCTGGTCACACGCACGAAAACTGCTGGACGCGCTCGACCCGGACGTTATCGCGAACGTCCAAAAAGGACTGTCGCGCAGCGAGTCCGAAGGCCAGCGGCGGATGCGTGAGCTGCATTCCGGATCCACCGACAACCTGGAGATCTATCCCAATCTGTGGGCCGGTGTCGGACTCGTACGCGGCGGCGCCGGCACCGCACTGGTCGGCAGCCACACCGAGGTCGCCGACCGGATCGCCGAATACCACGCGCTCGGCATCGACGAGTTCGTCCTGTCCGGCCATCCGCATCTGGAGGAATGCTGGTGGTTCGGCGAAGGCGTCCTTCCGCTGCTGCGCCAACGCGGGCTCTGGTCGGCGCCGGAGCAGGAGCCGGCGGCGTCGATCCCGTTCGCGAGCGCGCGATGA
- a CDS encoding MFS transporter produces the protein MLVVRRRRPSAAAPTRALVGAGAGAGGVDPVRERAMNRVRTVLVASLIGTTIEWYDFFLYSTAAALVFPDLFFPGNNPVASSLFAFGTFAVGFVARPVGGVLFGHIGDRLGRKRTLVTTMVVMGASTALIGLLPPYQQIGVAAPILLVLLRILQGLAVGGEWGGAVLLAVENAPAGRHGLFGSVPQIGLGLGLALGTGAFTFLGRWLGNDAFRSVGWRAAFVLSLLLVLIGLVVRMRVLETPAFRELSQTAAVPVRELFQLPRHRRNVLLGLLARWAEGASFNTWGVFVITYATATIHLPRTDVLVAVTMSALVMAAVAPFAGRLADRYSRRLVFGIGVAGFGLTVVPSFAVLRPGQSWLFFAVVGLQLGVWYGLMTGAESTLFAELFDTRVRYTGMSLVFQGSGIYASGLTPMILTALLAAGGATPWLAAGYLALTALISLLAVGLIRPADTTLAPPKEKELAPTG, from the coding sequence ATGCTGGTGGTTCGGCGAAGGCGTCCTTCCGCTGCTGCGCCAACGCGGGCTCTGGTCGGCGCCGGAGCAGGAGCCGGCGGCGTCGATCCCGTTCGCGAGCGCGCGATGAACCGCGTACGCACGGTCCTGGTCGCCAGCCTCATAGGCACCACCATCGAGTGGTATGACTTCTTCCTCTACAGCACCGCGGCCGCCCTGGTGTTTCCCGACTTGTTCTTTCCTGGCAACAATCCGGTCGCTTCGTCGCTGTTCGCCTTCGGCACCTTCGCGGTCGGCTTCGTGGCCCGCCCGGTCGGCGGTGTCCTCTTTGGACACATCGGCGACCGGCTCGGCCGGAAACGTACGCTGGTGACGACCATGGTCGTGATGGGGGCTTCCACCGCGCTCATCGGACTTTTGCCGCCGTACCAACAGATCGGCGTGGCTGCCCCCATCCTGCTGGTGCTCCTGCGCATCCTGCAGGGACTCGCGGTCGGCGGTGAATGGGGTGGCGCGGTGCTGCTCGCGGTGGAGAACGCGCCGGCCGGCCGGCACGGGCTTTTCGGCAGCGTGCCGCAGATCGGTCTCGGCCTCGGCCTGGCGCTGGGCACCGGCGCCTTCACTTTTCTGGGCCGGTGGCTCGGAAACGACGCCTTCCGCTCGGTGGGATGGCGTGCCGCTTTCGTGCTGAGCCTGCTGCTGGTGCTCATCGGTCTGGTCGTACGGATGCGCGTACTGGAAACGCCGGCATTCCGTGAGCTGAGCCAGACCGCGGCCGTACCGGTGCGGGAGCTTTTCCAGCTGCCGCGACACCGCCGCAACGTGTTGCTCGGCCTGCTGGCCAGGTGGGCCGAAGGCGCGTCGTTCAACACCTGGGGTGTTTTCGTCATCACCTACGCGACGGCGACGATCCATCTGCCGCGCACGGACGTCCTGGTGGCGGTGACGATGTCGGCGCTGGTGATGGCCGCGGTGGCGCCTTTCGCCGGCCGGCTGGCCGACCGGTATTCGCGCCGGCTGGTGTTCGGCATCGGCGTCGCCGGCTTCGGTCTCACCGTCGTGCCGTCCTTCGCCGTGCTGCGGCCCGGCCAGTCGTGGCTGTTTTTCGCTGTGGTCGGCCTGCAACTCGGCGTGTGGTATGGCCTGATGACCGGTGCCGAGTCGACGCTTTTCGCGGAGCTGTTCGACACGCGCGTCCGCTACACCGGAATGTCGTTGGTGTTCCAGGGATCGGGCATCTACGCCTCCGGCCTCACGCCGATGATCCTCACCGCGCTGCTGGCCGCCGGAGGCGCGACTCCGTGGCTCGCGGCCGGATATCTGGCGCTCACCGCGCTGATCAGCCTGCTGGCCGTCGGCCTCATCCGGCCGGCGGACACCACATTGGCGCCACCGAAGGAAAAGGAGCTCGCGCCGACCGGCTGA
- a CDS encoding DMT family transporter yields the protein MTRRQLPPRLSMAAGAVGVSASAIFIDLSGVSPGTATFFRCLLALPVLWALAAWERRHGDKPSWRQRGIAAVAGALFAGDALLWTQAIFEVGAGLSTVLVNAQVVIVPLLALLVDRERVGRTFLAIMPVMVIGIVLTGGVLESGASGRDPLWGTIHAVLAALCYSGFLFLLRHGGQDGMVIQSYRDVIVTAAVVGLLVGAGWQGVTLAPGWSALGWLAATAICGQVLGWLLVALATPRLSSTVGAALLMLTPVGALVLSAFALGERPTPPQVAGCVLVLGSAYAVASRKRAGRPRITLYKRDDGDADLPGQAGRHRGVRSERRAGRQDP from the coding sequence ATGACACGCAGACAGCTGCCACCGCGACTGTCGATGGCGGCCGGCGCGGTCGGTGTCTCGGCGTCGGCCATTTTCATCGACCTGTCCGGCGTCTCCCCCGGCACCGCCACGTTTTTCCGTTGTCTGCTGGCGTTGCCGGTGCTGTGGGCGCTCGCGGCATGGGAACGCCGGCACGGCGACAAGCCGTCGTGGCGCCAGCGCGGCATCGCGGCGGTCGCCGGTGCGTTGTTCGCCGGTGACGCTTTGCTGTGGACACAGGCGATTTTCGAGGTCGGCGCCGGACTTTCCACCGTATTGGTGAACGCGCAGGTCGTCATCGTGCCGCTGCTGGCATTGCTGGTCGATCGCGAACGGGTTGGGCGTACCTTCCTGGCGATCATGCCGGTGATGGTGATCGGCATCGTGCTGACCGGCGGCGTACTGGAGTCCGGTGCGTCCGGCCGCGATCCCTTGTGGGGGACGATCCACGCCGTACTCGCCGCACTGTGTTATTCCGGATTTCTGTTTTTGCTACGCCATGGCGGCCAGGACGGCATGGTGATCCAGTCCTACCGCGACGTGATCGTGACCGCGGCGGTCGTCGGCCTGCTGGTCGGCGCCGGGTGGCAAGGCGTCACGCTCGCTCCCGGTTGGAGCGCGCTCGGTTGGCTGGCCGCGACGGCGATCTGCGGCCAGGTCCTCGGCTGGCTGTTGGTGGCGCTCGCGACGCCTCGGCTGAGCAGCACGGTCGGTGCCGCGTTGTTGATGCTCACGCCGGTCGGCGCGCTGGTGTTGTCCGCGTTCGCGCTCGGCGAGCGGCCGACCCCGCCGCAAGTGGCCGGCTGTGTCCTCGTGCTCGGCAGCGCGTACGCCGTCGCCTCGCGGAAGCGGGCCGGCCGACCCCGGATTACGCTCTACAAACGTGACGACGGCGACGCGGATCTTCCTGGCCAGGCTGGCCGGCATCGCGGTGTTCGATCCGAACGCCGAGCCGGTCGGCAAGATCCGTGA
- a CDS encoding magnesium transporter MgtE N-terminal domain-containing protein, translated as MTTATRIFLARLAGIAVFDPNAEPVGKIRDAVVRLGSHPPRVTGLVVDITQRRRIFVPIDRISSLDVDAVVLRSGTVSLKRFEKRLGETLVLGELLDRRVTMAGTGTAATVIDVAMEKSRGGDWLVSRLAVRQAAPSFLQRRRGQLHQVEWDDVTGLAPADEDQAADTLIEMLSDMKPADVANLLHDLPEKRRNEVAAALEDERLADVLQEMPEADQIAILKSLDTERAADVLEAMDPDDAADLLAELPEQEKESFLGLMEADEAAGVRRLLLYTEGTAGSMMTTEPVIVPADATVAEALARIRLSELPPALAAQVYVCRPPVSTPSGQYLGLVHFQRLLREQPSELVGGIVDTDIVPLTPHTSLPDVTRHMATYNLVAMPVVDGEQLVGAVTVDDVLDHLLPDDWRERSLHG; from the coding sequence GTGACGACGGCGACGCGGATCTTCCTGGCCAGGCTGGCCGGCATCGCGGTGTTCGATCCGAACGCCGAGCCGGTCGGCAAGATCCGTGACGCGGTCGTCCGGCTCGGGTCGCATCCGCCCCGGGTCACCGGCCTGGTCGTGGACATCACGCAGCGGCGGCGGATCTTCGTGCCGATCGACCGGATTTCTTCTCTCGACGTGGACGCGGTGGTGTTGCGCAGCGGCACGGTCTCCCTGAAACGCTTCGAAAAACGGCTCGGCGAGACGCTCGTACTCGGCGAGCTGCTGGACCGGCGCGTCACCATGGCCGGCACGGGCACGGCGGCGACCGTCATCGACGTGGCGATGGAGAAGTCGCGCGGCGGCGACTGGCTGGTCAGCCGGTTGGCCGTACGACAGGCGGCGCCGAGTTTCCTGCAGCGCCGGCGCGGCCAGCTGCACCAGGTGGAGTGGGACGACGTGACCGGCCTGGCGCCGGCCGACGAGGACCAGGCCGCGGACACGCTGATCGAGATGCTGTCGGACATGAAGCCGGCCGACGTGGCCAACCTGCTGCACGATCTGCCGGAGAAACGGCGTAACGAGGTGGCCGCCGCGCTGGAGGACGAGCGGCTGGCCGACGTGTTGCAGGAGATGCCGGAGGCCGACCAGATCGCGATCCTGAAGTCGCTGGACACCGAGCGCGCCGCCGACGTGCTCGAGGCGATGGACCCGGACGACGCCGCCGACCTGCTGGCCGAGCTGCCGGAGCAGGAGAAGGAGAGCTTCCTCGGCCTGATGGAGGCCGACGAGGCGGCCGGCGTACGGCGGCTGCTGCTCTACACCGAGGGCACCGCCGGCTCGATGATGACGACCGAGCCGGTGATCGTGCCGGCGGACGCGACGGTCGCCGAGGCACTGGCGCGGATCCGGCTGTCGGAGCTGCCGCCGGCGCTGGCCGCGCAGGTCTACGTGTGCCGGCCGCCGGTGTCGACGCCGTCCGGGCAGTATCTGGGCCTGGTGCATTTCCAGCGGCTGCTCCGCGAGCAGCCCAGCGAGCTGGTCGGCGGCATCGTCGACACCGACATCGTGCCGCTGACCCCGCACACCTCGCTGCCGGACGTCACCCGGCACATGGCCACGTACAACCTGGTCGCGATGCCGGTCGTGGACGGTGAGCAGCTCGTCGGAGCGGTCACCGTCGACGACGTACTCGACCACCTGCTGCCGGACGACTGGCGCGAGAGGAGCCTGCATGGCTAG